A single region of the Microtus ochrogaster isolate Prairie Vole_2 unplaced genomic scaffold, MicOch1.0 UNK7, whole genome shotgun sequence genome encodes:
- the Ankrd10 gene encoding ankyrin repeat domain-containing protein 10 isoform X2: MFSMASLLHTSILLSLRNASGLTAADIAQTQGFQECTQFLLSLHNHQMSRFCHNGTLNGGHENILPNHISLGTNRKRCLEDSESLGVKKARTGVPSLDHTIPLANGEAEDDAERMHVDREFTAVSDMRNCSSVLNTLTNGSVINGHLDFPCATQLNGMESRSNPCLTGPNGVSNGQPFSSDQGSVCANGTEEPEKNMGVNPEMCGSLHLNGSPSSCVASRPSWVGDVGENLHYGHYHGFGDTAESIPELSSMLEHSSCVRVEQRYDSAVLGTMQLHHGS, encoded by the exons ATGTTCAGTATGGCTTCCCTTCTGCACACAAGCATACTGTTGAG CCTGAGAAATGCCAGTGGCCTGACGGCAGCAGACATTGCACAAACCCAGGGTTTCCAAGAGTGCACCCAGTTTCTCTTGAGCCTCCACAACCATCAGATGAGCCGTTTCTGTCATAATGGCACCTTGAATGGAGGTCACGAGAACATACTTCCCAATCACATTAGCCTGGGAACAAATCGAAAGAGATGCTTGGAAGACTCAGAATCTTTGGGAGTAAAGAAAGCTAGAACCGGAG TTCCCAGCCTGGATCACACCATACCACTAGCAAATGGCGAGGCTGAAGACGACGCTGAGAGAATGCATGTTGACAGAGAGTTTACTGCTGTATCAG ATATGAGAAACTGTAGCTCCGTGTTGAATACATTGACAAATGGAAGTGTCATCAATGGACATTTGGACTTCCCCTGCGCGACCCAGCTCAATGGGATGGAGAGCAGGAGTAACCCGTGCTTAACAGGACCTAATGGAGTTAGCAATGGACAGCCATTTTCCAGTGACCAGGGTTCTGTCTGTGCTAATGGGACTGAGGAGCCAGAAAAGAACATGGGCGTTAATCCTGAGatgtgtgggtctctgcatctgaaCGGGAGCCCTAGTAGCTGTGTGGCCAGCAGGCCGTCCTGGGTGGGGGATGTGGGAGAGAACTTGCACTATGGACACTACCATGGGTTTGGGGACACTGCTGAGAGCATCCCTGAGCTGAGCAGCATGCTCGAACACTCGAGCTGCGTCCGGGTAGAGCAGCGCTATGACAGTGCCGTCCTGGGCACTATGCAGCTGCACCATGGCTCCTGA
- the Ankrd10 gene encoding ankyrin repeat domain-containing protein 10 isoform X1 yields MSAGAGVEAGFSSEELLSLRFPLHRACRDGDLVALCSLLPHTPRAHLAAEDSFYGWTPVHWAAHFGKLECLIQLVRAGASLNVSTTRYAQTPAHIAAFGGHPQCLVWLIQAGADINKPDCEGETPVHKAARSGSLECITALVGNGARTDLRNASGLTAADIAQTQGFQECTQFLLSLHNHQMSRFCHNGTLNGGHENILPNHISLGTNRKRCLEDSESLGVKKARTGVPSLDHTIPLANGEAEDDAERMHVDREFTAVSDMRNCSSVLNTLTNGSVINGHLDFPCATQLNGMESRSNPCLTGPNGVSNGQPFSSDQGSVCANGTEEPEKNMGVNPEMCGSLHLNGSPSSCVASRPSWVGDVGENLHYGHYHGFGDTAESIPELSSMLEHSSCVRVEQRYDSAVLGTMQLHHGS; encoded by the exons ATGTCGGCCGGCGCGGGCGTGGAGGCAGGCTTCTCCAGCGAGGAGCTGCTGTCGCTCCGCTTCCCACTGCACCGCGCCTGCCGCGACGGGGACCTGGTCGCACTCTGCTCGCTGCTGCCGCACACACCTCGCGCTCACCTGGCCGCCGAGGACTCCTTTTACGGCTGGACGCCGGTACACTGGGCCGCGCACTTCGGAAAG TTGGAGTGCTTAATCCAGTTGGTGAGAGCAGGCGCCTCACTGAACGTCTCCACCACCCGCTATGCCCAGACCCCAGCCCACATCGCTGCTTTTGGAGGACATCCTCAGTGTCTGGTCTGGCTGATTCAAGCCGGGGCTGACATCAACAAACCG GACTGTGAGGGGGAAACTCCCGTTCACAAGGCGGCCCGCTCTGGTAGCCTGGAGTGCATCACTGCCCTGGTAGGGAACGGGGCTCGTACTGA CCTGAGAAATGCCAGTGGCCTGACGGCAGCAGACATTGCACAAACCCAGGGTTTCCAAGAGTGCACCCAGTTTCTCTTGAGCCTCCACAACCATCAGATGAGCCGTTTCTGTCATAATGGCACCTTGAATGGAGGTCACGAGAACATACTTCCCAATCACATTAGCCTGGGAACAAATCGAAAGAGATGCTTGGAAGACTCAGAATCTTTGGGAGTAAAGAAAGCTAGAACCGGAG TTCCCAGCCTGGATCACACCATACCACTAGCAAATGGCGAGGCTGAAGACGACGCTGAGAGAATGCATGTTGACAGAGAGTTTACTGCTGTATCAG ATATGAGAAACTGTAGCTCCGTGTTGAATACATTGACAAATGGAAGTGTCATCAATGGACATTTGGACTTCCCCTGCGCGACCCAGCTCAATGGGATGGAGAGCAGGAGTAACCCGTGCTTAACAGGACCTAATGGAGTTAGCAATGGACAGCCATTTTCCAGTGACCAGGGTTCTGTCTGTGCTAATGGGACTGAGGAGCCAGAAAAGAACATGGGCGTTAATCCTGAGatgtgtgggtctctgcatctgaaCGGGAGCCCTAGTAGCTGTGTGGCCAGCAGGCCGTCCTGGGTGGGGGATGTGGGAGAGAACTTGCACTATGGACACTACCATGGGTTTGGGGACACTGCTGAGAGCATCCCTGAGCTGAGCAGCATGCTCGAACACTCGAGCTGCGTCCGGGTAGAGCAGCGCTATGACAGTGCCGTCCTGGGCACTATGCAGCTGCACCATGGCTCCTGA
- the Ankrd10 gene encoding ankyrin repeat domain-containing protein 10 isoform X3, with protein MSRFCHNGTLNGGHENILPNHISLGTNRKRCLEDSESLGVKKARTGVPSLDHTIPLANGEAEDDAERMHVDREFTAVSDMRNCSSVLNTLTNGSVINGHLDFPCATQLNGMESRSNPCLTGPNGVSNGQPFSSDQGSVCANGTEEPEKNMGVNPEMCGSLHLNGSPSSCVASRPSWVGDVGENLHYGHYHGFGDTAESIPELSSMLEHSSCVRVEQRYDSAVLGTMQLHHGS; from the exons ATGAGCCGTTTCTGTCATAATGGCACCTTGAATGGAGGTCACGAGAACATACTTCCCAATCACATTAGCCTGGGAACAAATCGAAAGAGATGCTTGGAAGACTCAGAATCTTTGGGAGTAAAGAAAGCTAGAACCGGAG TTCCCAGCCTGGATCACACCATACCACTAGCAAATGGCGAGGCTGAAGACGACGCTGAGAGAATGCATGTTGACAGAGAGTTTACTGCTGTATCAG ATATGAGAAACTGTAGCTCCGTGTTGAATACATTGACAAATGGAAGTGTCATCAATGGACATTTGGACTTCCCCTGCGCGACCCAGCTCAATGGGATGGAGAGCAGGAGTAACCCGTGCTTAACAGGACCTAATGGAGTTAGCAATGGACAGCCATTTTCCAGTGACCAGGGTTCTGTCTGTGCTAATGGGACTGAGGAGCCAGAAAAGAACATGGGCGTTAATCCTGAGatgtgtgggtctctgcatctgaaCGGGAGCCCTAGTAGCTGTGTGGCCAGCAGGCCGTCCTGGGTGGGGGATGTGGGAGAGAACTTGCACTATGGACACTACCATGGGTTTGGGGACACTGCTGAGAGCATCCCTGAGCTGAGCAGCATGCTCGAACACTCGAGCTGCGTCCGGGTAGAGCAGCGCTATGACAGTGCCGTCCTGGGCACTATGCAGCTGCACCATGGCTCCTGA